The DNA region CCCCGGCCCTCGGGTGGCTTCAATCTGTTCGGGGTCCGCCTCCCGGCCGCCGACGGCCTGCATCCGCTGCTGTCCTCCAGTTCTGCTGGCGCAGTAAGCCCGCTCGCTTTGCTCCGCTTGGAAAGACCGTTCCTCGTTCCCCGCGGGGGAGCTGATAATGGCCTCGCATCCAAGCGTGTCCTGCTTATCGGCTGTGGCGCGGTTGGTGGACACGTCGCGCTCGAGCTGGCACGTGCCGGAGTGCTGGAGCTGACCCTGGTGGATTCGGACGTGCTGCACCCGGAGAATACGTTTCGTCACGTTCTGGGCAGGCGGTACTGGTTCATCAGGAAGGCTGAAGCGCTCAAGCAAGAGATCCAGGCGAATCTGCCGTACGTGCGTGTGCGTGCGTTTACCGACTCCATCGAATCGGTCACGTCCAGCGGACTCATCGATATCGCAGCATACGATATCGTGATTTGTGCATTGGGTGCTCCAACGTTGGAGCTGCTCCTGAATGAGCAGCTCCACCTCGCTTCCCGGCGAGTGATCTTCACCTGGGTCGACCCGTTCGGGATCGGGGGGCACGCGCTCCTGGCGGGCAACGCGCCGGGTGGTGGCGGCTGCTTCTCGTGTCTGTATACGGACCCTGGAGCCGCAGATGCTGGCATTGTCAATCGGGCATCGTTTGCCGTCGCGGATCCCGCCAAGCCGTTCGGACGAGTGCTTACCGGGTGCGGGAACCTTCATACTCCGTACGGCTCTCTGGATGCTGTCCGAACAGCCAGCCTTGCGACACGCTTGGCGATCGACGCCCTGACCGGCAAGGAGCCGGGCAACCCACTCCGCTCGTGGAAGGGAGATCCAGCGGCATACCTCGATGCCGGATTCGAGCTTTCGAAACGATTCGCCGCGAGTGACGATCAGCTTGACCGGCTGCGGTACGAGTACCGGGTTTCTGCCTGCCCGGTGTGCAGCGTCGATCAGGGGAGGAACGGTTGACCGCCGCTGGCGGTGACCCCGGCGCGCTCACGTATGCACGCCATGGAGGAGGGCGCCTGCACATCAGCCGACAAACAGCGGCGGTGCTGAGGCAGCATGTTCAGGATTCGCGTGAGAAGAGGGAGGCCGGGGGAGTCCTGCTCGGTCGCCACATCTTGCACACGGCCGACGTAGTAGTGGACGGCGTGACGATCCCCTTGCCGGGCGACCAGAGAGAGCGTTTCCGATTCGTCCGCGCGCGGCAGCGCCATCAGGAGGCAATCGATCGGGCTTGGCGCGAGAGCGGGGGAACGTGCACGTTTCTGGGTGAGTGGCACACTCATCCGGAGCGCCACCCTTGGCCGTCCGGCGTCGATCGGCAGGACTGGCTGCGCAAGCTCCGGGAGGATGCATTTACGGACTGGCTCTTCTTCGTGATCGTCGGGATGGAAGAGATTCGCGTGTGGGAGGGTGCACGCAACGGAAAGGCTGTATTTCACCTGGCTCAGATCTGACCGATGTCAATCACGACGATTCCGCAGAAGGCCCGGTTCGAGGTGTGGCTTCGTGCCGGCGGGCGCTGCCAGTATGCGGGATGCAACCAGGCGCTCTGGAGAGATGATCTCACGCTCCAGCGTATGAACAGATCCTACCTGGCGCACATCGTCGCGGATTCCGCCGACGGGCCGCGAGGTGATCCTGAGCTTTCCCACAAGCTCAATGCGGATCCGGCGAACATCATGCTCCTTTGTGACACTCATCACAGGCTCGTCGACGTGGAGGACGTGGCGGGGCATCCGGCCGAACTGCTTGTCCGGTACAAGCGGGAGCATGAGGAGCGGATCGAGCGACAGACCGCGATCCAGACGAACCGGCGCACCGAGCTTCTCCTGCTGAGCACTCGGATCGCTGACCGGCAGGGCTTGGTCAACTTCGAGCAGGCGCGGGAAGCCGTTGTCGCAGAGGAACGTTATCCTGCGTCGGATCTCGGGATCAGGATCGAGCTTGCCTCACTGGATGTGGATGAATCGGATCCCGTGTACTGGACGCTGGTCCCTCAGCTGATCGACCGCAAGCTCCAGCCATTTCTGTCCAGCCTGGAAGGCCCGACAGGATATCCTATCAACCACTTATCGATTTTCGCGCTTGCTCCGATTCCTGTGCTTATCTACTTAGGTAAGACCGTGGGAGATGTAATCTCCGGCGACGCCTTTCAGCGGCACCGCAACACGAACCACTGGATCTGGCAGGAGCTCTCGGACATCGGATTCAACTACACGGTCCTGCGTCCCGAATCTCTCGATGCTGAGGTCTGCAAAGTCGCGGTAAACCTCTCTTTGTGTGGCACCATCCATCCAAGCGAGATCGAGCGGGCGGTGGGGGAGTCGTTGCCCACGTACACCATGACCATTGCCCAGCCGCGGCCCGACTTTCTCAAGGCGAAGGAGCAACTCGAGTTGTTTCGCAACGAATGGCGGCAGCTCCTGGGAACCCTCCGTGAGCAGCACGGTGAGAATTGCGAGGTACACCTGTTCCCTGCGGTTCCCAACGCCATCGCCGTCGAGATTGGTCGTTCTCTGCTTCCCAAAGTCGATCCGCGGCTGGTGATCTATGATCCCGGGAAGATGCGGAGCGGCTTTGCACCCACTCTCACTTTCTGAAGCTCCGATGGCCGAACCGAAAGTATTTACGCTCGTGCGCCATGTCGATGAGACGGGCGTAAGTGGGACCGGTCGTATCCTCGACGGCGTGATCTTTCACACGGACCAGGTCGTGGTCTGCTGGCGCTCGGATCTGCGCTCCGACAACCCAGGGCACAGCAGCATCGCGATCTACCCGTCTTGGGAGGCATTTCTGGAAATCCACGTTCATCCCCACGGGCCCGGGGCCGCGGACGTTCAGTTCCAGGATCCCGGGTCGTCTTCAGGTTGCTGACGGGAGCCGGGGGGTGAGTGCCCACGACCCTGACAGTTCCGGAACTGCTTCCGTCCTCTAACCCAGGCTCTCTTGATCCATGGCAGATGTGCAAGCGCAGATCTTCGCCTTTCACGAGGCGATCAAGCTTCGCCGCTATGACGAAAATCAAACCCTGCGTGACAAGCGGGATGTCATCCGTCGGCGATTGGATGATCGGCTGCCAGCCATCTTCGAACGCCGGGGTGAGGAATGCCCCGACTACTACTTTCTCGATCAGGGCAGCTACGCGGCCAATACCGGGATCGTGCCGCTGACCGGGGACTTCGACATCGATCAGGGACTCTACTTCGATGTTGATGAGAGTTGGGATGCAGTCGCTCTGAAACAGCGGGTGCGAGACGCCTTGGCGGGACATACGCACGGCGCTCCGGGAAGGGCGGGAGTGCGGATTCGCAGGCCGTGTGTAACCGTCCAGTACCATCGGAACGAACGCCCGGTGTACCACGTCGACTTGGCCGTTTACGCGGACTCCAGAAACTTCAGAGATGGCCTGCCGCGCATCGCGATGGGGAAGGAGCATTCGGGGCCCGGAAACTCGGGCTGGGAGGTAGCGGACCCGCGCGGGCTCCACGAGTGGATCACGTCCGCTTACCGGGAGGATGACGGAAGGCAGTTCCGGCGTGTAATCCGCTATTTGAAGCGGTGGAAGGATGAACGGTTCGGGGTGACCGGAAACGCTGCTCCTCGGGGTATCGCTCTTACGGTCGCCTGTCACGAGTTTTTCGAACCGGTGTACCGGGCGCGCGATTGGCCGGACGACTTGGCTGCTCTCCAAGGCGTAGTAGGCGGGATGTTGGAGCAATTTCATGATCGCCCAGGCGCATGGTTCTTTGGAAGCCGGTGGCGGGTCGATATTATGCTACCCGTCGTACCTGATACGAACCTCTGCGGGATGATGACCTCCGAGCAGGTCTATGCTTTCCGAACCAAGCTGCAGCGCCTGGATGGGGCCCTTGCAACTGCGCGTCGCGCGCGAACCGAAAAACGGGCAGGGGAGGCGTTGCAGCGGGTCTTCGGACAAGGCTTTCCCGTGTAACACTTGCTGAAGGAACAACTTATTGGTTGGGAGATGGAGAGCGGCGGGTCCGGGGCCTCGCACCGGGAACTGTCGACAGACTGCGGACCTCTGGGCACTGCTTCTGTTGACCCCTCTGTATTCACTGGACTGCCGCGTAGACGTACTCGCGGCCGCCCCCAGAAACAGGGCGCTGTTCGACGCGCCGGGCGAGCCCCAGCTTTGCGAGGTTAGAAAGGCGGTTTGTCGCGGCAGCAATGGCAGAAAGCCCCAGATCGTTCAGGACCATGCTGGCGGTGGCGGTGGGTTTGCTGGCCAGGTAGTCGTACGTGGTGCGTACGGCTGGATCAACCGCCCCTCGAGCCTTCGCCCCCTCATCCTTTGATCGTTCCACCGCAACGAGGGATTCTCCCGCCAACATCACCTCGACATTGTAACGGCTTTCCCCGAGATCGCCGAGAACAAGGAACCTCTCCGTGAGTTCACCGCCCGTGATGCGCAAAATTGCACGCCGAAGCAGTTGTCGCGCGGCTTCGGAAGAGATGCGCACGCCGGAGAAGTCCACCGTGAGAAGTGTGCCGGGGGGTTCACGCTCGAGCCGCTCAAGGAGGGCCAGTTCCGCCGTTTCCGTATCTGCTCTGGTGAAGAGCGATCGACCGCGAGTATGCTCGCGCACCCGAAATACGGGAGCGTCTCGGAAGAGTGCTGTCGCTTCTAGTTTGTTCATGTGGGTAAGTGTACGCGCAAGCGATCCAATTCGTCAACGCAACGAGTTGATTCGGCCATTCGACAAAGTTTGGGGAGCTCCTGGTCAGGGAAGCCGCAACTCGATACGGACCTGTGTTCCCGCCCCATACGTCAGCCGGTGAACTTTGTAGCTCTCCGGATCGGTGCTGCTGAGGCGGATGAGAGCTGACCCGCTGCGCAGAGTAACCTCGGACGACGTCTCCTCCAACAGTTTTTTGATTACACGTGCCATCCCGCCTCCGCCGGAGTCCGTTTCCCCTTCGGTAGTTTTGCGACCGGAGAGCTGTTCCCGGATTACGGCCCGGGTAACTCCAGCATCCGAGAACCAAGTCAACCACGCATGGCGTGGGTGCCGGAGCACCGCGGCGGGTATGCCGATTCCGTCATCCGCGATTCCGACTTGAAGGACGGCCGGTCGGCGCCTCGGCAGCACGAACGCCGCTGCGGCAGCGTGGGAAGAACCCGCATGAGAGAGCACGTTGTGCAGCAGCTCGATCGCGGTGCCCATCATCGCCAAGGTTGCCCGCCTTGGCGCAGCATGCGCCTTCAGGGTATCGGAAAGCCCGTCGCAGAAGTTATCCACGCTCTCATTGGCAGATCCCGAGAAGGCGGCCGCCTGCGCGCAGCAGTGCAAGATGCTTCTCTTGCTTGCGGTGGACGGTACCCACTCCAGCCCGCCACATCCGTCTAGGATTCTGCTTCCGTTCACGGCGGAACGGGTGTCGGTAAATTCAGGTTCGATGATAATGATCCGCACCGCGTGCTCGGCGAGCCGCCGGGTGACAACACCGAACAGCGCGAGGCCTTCCGCCGAACAGTTGCTCACGCCGGACCAGTCGAGGATCAGTACCTTGGGACCCACCCCGGCTGGCGGCGCGAAAAGGCGTTCCAGTGCGTTGCAGAGCGCCCCATGCGCTCGGGCATCATCGGTCGCGAGACCTCCGAGCCGCAACCACAGCCCTTTCCCTGCCCGGGACCAAGGCACAAACGATTCGCGTAGCGCGACAATGGATTGGAGCTGGAGGGTGGGCAGGGGGCCCGTGCCTATGGGATTGTGGGGCGGCATGCTTTTCCAGCGAGGAGGATCCAGAGTGGCTTGCGCTAGCCTTGCATTCGTCGTCGGCCAGGACTTGGATGATGGAGATAGCTATGTGAGAGGAGAATGGTCAAGCATATCCGCTGGCGAACATGGCACCCAAGAATGCGACACTTGCCTGTTCGACCCTACGTTCAGGATCGGTGTGGACTCTCACATCCGTCGCCACCCGGTGGATGAGATGGAGGCGGCCTTCCGGGGGCTGCCCTCGCAGACCCCGCCTGCCACTTCAGATTGAACTCGCGGCTGACCTGCGGGCCGACCAGCTATCCGGGCACGCAGCAGTGATCTGGTACTGGATCCGGTGGATGGATTGGACTGGGCCGCTTAACGGTTCACGGAAGGGCAAGAAGCACGGCGAGGTCGTGGACCTGGATGTGGAACTCCGGGCACCGGTCGATGCAGCGCTGTCCTCGGGCTACCTCGGTAAAGCGGAACCCGTACCGGAAGGGGATGATCGAGGATTGCTACCTATTCCCCGGCGCATGTCCCACCGCCGCTCCAATGGCGAAGCGTGCGGCGCCGCTCTCGCTCGCAGCCACCGATCCTTACCAGCATCATCACGTCATACTTCTCGTCGGCGTTCCAAGATGGTCACTACTCCGGAAGCCGCGCAGGAGCCGGCGAGAGGGAGCCAGACCCGGCTACGCTGACTGCGGGCCGGGGTGACCGCCGGTCTGTCTGTCTGGTAATCCGCATCACGCTTTACCGCCCGGTCGCGCACTTGGCGGACAGCGCCGCGCCCGGCACCGATCCAGACGGCAGATTCGCTGGCAGATACGATCCCGGTACGACGAAACCCGTATGTCCGACCCGCGGGTCGAGGAGCGTGCGGGCTGCGGGCGTTGCCCACGCCCACTCCCCGGCCTGGACTTTCATGGACTTCACCCCTCTCCACCCCAGGCACCGCGCGACCGGGGAAGCGACCGCCGGCGCCAGCGGACAGCTACACGACAAGCTGATCGTCGCTGGAGAGAAGAACGACGAGATCGCTGAGGTCTTCACCGTCCGCCTGGCTGCGCGCCACCCCCAATTGATACGCGAAGGGCACGTCCTTCCCGGCCGCGATCGCCTTGTAGAAGCCGGTCGAGAACGCCACGGCCGCCTTGTCGGGAATCATGGCACGCGTGCCGATCACGTATGGAATGTGCTTTCCGATGGCGCGCGCCTGCGGTTCGGACCAGCACGCGTTCAGCACCACGCAGCTTACCGTCTCCCGGAACAGCGCGAACAGGCTCGCGAGTGCCTTGCCGGCAACCAGGTGCGGATTGCCGGCGGCATCCCGCAGCACGACGCCTTCCGCCGAGCCGTGCCCGGAGAAATGGACGATCGTGGGCGGGGCGTCCAGCATCGACTGCATCACCTCGTCGATCGATGCCGCCATGACCGCCGTGAGTTCCAGTCGATCACGTTCCTTGGCCAGCCGAAGGTTGTTCTTGATCTGGCTCAGCTCCCGCTCCAGGTCCATCGGTGCGTCGACGGAGTTGGCGGCCAAGAAGAGGATGTGGATCCTCTCCGGCCCAGCGCCGTGGAGCTCCGTCGGCGTCCGCGCGGCCGCGTCAGCCGGCGGCGCTCTCCAGACAGCCGGGGGAGAGGTGACGACGTCGTGTGCGCCGGCAGCTGCGCGATCGCCCTTCGCCGGTTCCGCGCCTGTGAGATCCGTCCTCTCCAGCAGGGAGTCCAGGAATTCCAATCCGGGATAAACGGCCCGGGCTGCCACGATGACCGGTGGGAGGATGGACACCGGGTTGTCGTGCGTGTGAATCCGCCGATTGCGCGCGTCGATGGCCCACGACACCGATACGCCGCCGCTCCCCACCGCGTGCGAGATGCGCGTCTGCCGCGCGATGAAGCGGGCCATCGACTCCGGGCACCCTTCGGAAAAGACGAAGCCCAGCAATCCGTTGGGATTGCGGCCGCGCGGCTTGAGGTTCAGGGTGTGCGGCAGCCGCCGGACGAGATCGAAGAACTCGTCGCGAAGCCGCACCACCTCACCCTCCGTCATCGCGTCCGCATCGCACATCGCCACCAGGTCCACGCCCGCCGCCGAGGTGTGGAAGGCCAGAAACTGGAAGCTGGCGAACTCGGGATTGCGGGAGAGGTGGTGCGCCGCCCTCTCCCGGACGAGGTACTCGCCCAGGCGGCGGCTAGCACTCGGTGCCTGGTGCATGGTTTCAGGCATCACGGGGCGGAACGGAGGTTTCGTCTCTGAGGGTCGGCACAATCTCGAGGCGCCTGATCCCTGCCGCGGCCAATCTTCCCGAGGGCATCGCAGCCAGCAGCCGCCGGATCTGCTCGTCCGTCACGGCAACCGTGGTCTTCATGCTTGCGAGCTCCCGGTGGAGGATCACCACTTCGCTCATCCTGGCTAAATTAGGAAGTGCGGCTTGCGTCGATGATCGATGCGTTCGACCAGCTCCTCCGCGACCGGATGATTCGCTCGAACCCCGAGTGGGTTGGGTGTCGAGCCTTTGATCGTGCTGGCATTCGTCGTGGCTGGGATCGCTGACGCCCCCCCGACGGTCCGCCAAGATGGCGGGGCGGCGCGGAAGTGGAGCGGGGGCGCGGCGGGGAGACGAAGGAACGGCGGGCGGGCTCACTCCGGAGCGTCGCCCCGCCCCTTCTCCATCATGCCCCGGAGGGCGGCGTAGAGGTCGTCGCTGCCGCCCAGCAGCTCGTTCATCACCCCCGCCCTGGAGAGATAGGCTACTTCGCCGTCGCCCGCGCCGTACCGGATCTTCACCCAATTGTTGAACGGGCCGCCTGTCTCCTGGGCGTGCTTCACCTCGCGGACGTGATGGATCCGGACGCTGCCGTTCTCACCGTGGAACTGAGCCTGCGCGCCATCGATAGCCAGCGTCCCCACGTCGCTGGGGTTGAAGGTGAATGGGTCGAACACGCGTCTTCCGTAGCGCACCTCGGTGAAGTGGCGCGGCTCGGCGGCGTCGGGCGAGACTAGGAACAGCCGCGCGGGGTCCACGCCGTCGCGCGCCAGCAGCTCGGGACAGGCGTCGTCGGGGAATCCGCCCAGCGACACGGCCACGCTCGCCTGGTCGTACGCTTCGCGCACCGAGCACCCGAAGGCGATCGCGCGGTAGAACGACGCGTTGAACGCCAGCGCGGCTTCGTCGGGGAGCGCGCCGCGCGTGCCGATCACGCAGTCGACCCACTGCACGATGGCCTGCGCCTGCGCGCGCGAATGGCAGGCGCTGAGCACCACCACCCGGACCGTGCCGGCGAAGGTCGCGAACAGGCGCGCGAGCGCCGGCGCACCCACCGACTGCGGGGTCCCGTGGTTACCCACCAGCACGAGGCCGCGCTCGCTGCCGTGGCCGCTGAAATGCACCACCTGCGGGCGCGTCTCGTTGAACGCTTGGATCAGGTCGTCGGGGCGGGCGGCCCAGCGATCGTCGAACGACAGCGCGTCGCGAAACTCCGCGGCGCGCACCTTTTCGCGTATGGCTCGCATGTCCTCGTCCAGCAGCAGGCGCTGACGGCCTCCGTCGGCCGACGCGGGATCGGCGGCGAAGAAGAGCACCCTCACCTGGCTCATGCGTCCTTGTTCGATGGCGTGAGAAGGAGCGACACCCCGGGCGTGTAGCTGATGGAGGGGCACGCGCCGCCGCTTTCCACGAGAACAATCGAAAGTGGCGGAGATGGCCTCCGGCGGGTCCATACGCTTCAGCTCCGCAAGGACCGCTTCGATGACGAGGTCACGCTCCGCCGGGGTGACGGTTGCGGGCAGGTCCACCTGGATGCGGATCTGACGAGCCATCGATTCGTGGGTCTTTTCGCGGATGGCCGTGGCGTGGTAGATCTGCCACGCCACTTGCGCGACCGCGACCACAAGCGCAGCGACGATCCCCGCCGCGTCGAACCGCACAGGGGACGACTCGTAACGGTTGGGGGCGAGCAGGCGCTCCACCCGCATCTCCAGCTCGGGATCGAGTTCCAGGGCCAGCCGCTGGCCCGCCGCGCGCGCCAGTTCAGTGTATTCAGGAATCGGCGGCATTGCCGGCCTCCATGCGTTCGAGTTGCTCGATCATCCAACCGACCGCGTTCCAGGCATCCGCTGGGAGAGGCACGCCGGCCA from Longimicrobium terrae includes:
- a CDS encoding ThiF family adenylyltransferase; the encoded protein is MGEGGVLLTPRILAPVGGYAAALEGDVRVGPRRVKLRICLLDSFPGCLPHIYLMPWNALGFIPHVREGDGYICFLDPEGVILDRARPAQVVTESLRRTIHLLEAGFGKTNQADFVDEFEAHWSRMPGATWLWSILEPETFVRSVAVVETDNAMPFVAANESALSAYWNGNTVPSPRKIRGAVYLPLEPGTLLIPPRSNGPMWSVAEAREKLLGALSEENRRLATSLIGSRKYTGAQDVIVGLPRPSGGFNLFGVRLPAADGLHPLLSSSSAGAVSPLALLRLERPFLVPRGGADNGLASKRVLLIGCGAVGGHVALELARAGVLELTLVDSDVLHPENTFRHVLGRRYWFIRKAEALKQEIQANLPYVRVRAFTDSIESVTSSGLIDIAAYDIVICALGAPTLELLLNEQLHLASRRVIFTWVDPFGIGGHALLAGNAPGGGGCFSCLYTDPGAADAGIVNRASFAVADPAKPFGRVLTGCGNLHTPYGSLDAVRTASLATRLAIDALTGKEPGNPLRSWKGDPAAYLDAGFELSKRFAASDDQLDRLRYEYRVSACPVCSVDQGRNG
- a CDS encoding Mov34/MPN/PAD-1 family protein, whose amino-acid sequence is MTAAGGDPGALTYARHGGGRLHISRQTAAVLRQHVQDSREKREAGGVLLGRHILHTADVVVDGVTIPLPGDQRERFRFVRARQRHQEAIDRAWRESGGTCTFLGEWHTHPERHPWPSGVDRQDWLRKLREDAFTDWLFFVIVGMEEIRVWEGARNGKAVFHLAQI
- a CDS encoding SAVED domain-containing protein produces the protein MSITTIPQKARFEVWLRAGGRCQYAGCNQALWRDDLTLQRMNRSYLAHIVADSADGPRGDPELSHKLNADPANIMLLCDTHHRLVDVEDVAGHPAELLVRYKREHEERIERQTAIQTNRRTELLLLSTRIADRQGLVNFEQAREAVVAEERYPASDLGIRIELASLDVDESDPVYWTLVPQLIDRKLQPFLSSLEGPTGYPINHLSIFALAPIPVLIYLGKTVGDVISGDAFQRHRNTNHWIWQELSDIGFNYTVLRPESLDAEVCKVAVNLSLCGTIHPSEIERAVGESLPTYTMTIAQPRPDFLKAKEQLELFRNEWRQLLGTLREQHGENCEVHLFPAVPNAIAVEIGRSLLPKVDPRLVIYDPGKMRSGFAPTLTF
- a CDS encoding nucleotidyltransferase — protein: MADVQAQIFAFHEAIKLRRYDENQTLRDKRDVIRRRLDDRLPAIFERRGEECPDYYFLDQGSYAANTGIVPLTGDFDIDQGLYFDVDESWDAVALKQRVRDALAGHTHGAPGRAGVRIRRPCVTVQYHRNERPVYHVDLAVYADSRNFRDGLPRIAMGKEHSGPGNSGWEVADPRGLHEWITSAYREDDGRQFRRVIRYLKRWKDERFGVTGNAAPRGIALTVACHEFFEPVYRARDWPDDLAALQGVVGGMLEQFHDRPGAWFFGSRWRVDIMLPVVPDTNLCGMMTSEQVYAFRTKLQRLDGALATARRARTEKRAGEALQRVFGQGFPV
- a CDS encoding CHAT domain-containing protein, producing MPETMHQAPSASRRLGEYLVRERAAHHLSRNPEFASFQFLAFHTSAAGVDLVAMCDADAMTEGEVVRLRDEFFDLVRRLPHTLNLKPRGRNPNGLLGFVFSEGCPESMARFIARQTRISHAVGSGGVSVSWAIDARNRRIHTHDNPVSILPPVIVAARAVYPGLEFLDSLLERTDLTGAEPAKGDRAAAGAHDVVTSPPAVWRAPPADAAARTPTELHGAGPERIHILFLAANSVDAPMDLERELSQIKNNLRLAKERDRLELTAVMAASIDEVMQSMLDAPPTIVHFSGHGSAEGVVLRDAAGNPHLVAGKALASLFALFRETVSCVVLNACWSEPQARAIGKHIPYVIGTRAMIPDKAAVAFSTGFYKAIAAGKDVPFAYQLGVARSQADGEDLSDLVVLLSSDDQLVV
- a CDS encoding CHAT domain-containing protein, encoding MPPIPEYTELARAAGQRLALELDPELEMRVERLLAPNRYESSPVRFDAAGIVAALVVAVAQVAWQIYHATAIREKTHESMARQIRIQVDLPATVTPAERDLVIEAVLAELKRMDPPEAISATFDCSRGKRRRVPLHQLHARGVAPSHAIEQGRMSQVRVLFFAADPASADGGRQRLLLDEDMRAIREKVRAAEFRDALSFDDRWAARPDDLIQAFNETRPQVVHFSGHGSERGLVLVGNHGTPQSVGAPALARLFATFAGTVRVVVLSACHSRAQAQAIVQWVDCVIGTRGALPDEAALAFNASFYRAIAFGCSVREAYDQASVAVSLGGFPDDACPELLARDGVDPARLFLVSPDAAEPRHFTEVRYGRRVFDPFTFNPSDVGTLAIDGAQAQFHGENGSVRIHHVREVKHAQETGGPFNNWVKIRYGAGDGEVAYLSRAGVMNELLGGSDDLYAALRGMMEKGRGDAPE